From Nicotiana tabacum cultivar K326 chromosome 15, ASM71507v2, whole genome shotgun sequence, the proteins below share one genomic window:
- the LOC107796103 gene encoding laccase-15-like has translation MMAGEVVMKTHILSLIVVTTFLHYLAFANHYHFIVKEASFERLCKSKEILTVNGKFPGPTLYAHKGSTLIVDVYNKGKYNLTIHWHGVKQPRNPWSDGPEYITQCPIQPGSKFRQTIVLSDEEGTIWWHAHSAWARATVHGAIVVYPKPGTSYPFPKPQAEIPIILAEWWKDSVVEVLKEFTASGGQPRNSDAFMINGQPGDFYPCSKHGTFKLEVKSGKTYLLRILNAAMNEILLFAIAKHKLTVVGTDGSYTKPLTRDYIAISPGQTLDCLLKANQEPNFYYMAARAYTNGNNVQFDNTTTTAIVKYEGNYLISSPLSLPYLPSYANTPAAVNFSGSLRSLASKHHPISVPLKVKTRLVSTVSINLLPCPINGTNVTTCQGPNGTRLSASMNNISFVTPTYNILEAYYYHIKGVFWTKFPSFPPYVFNYTSDVLPLELELPEFGTQVKVLEYNTTVELVLQGTNLVTGLDHPMHLHGYNFYVVGWGFGNFDEKQDPQNYNLVDPPRRNTVAIPRNGWIAIRFRADNPGVWIMHCHIERHLTWGMQTVFIVKNGHRPKERIFSPPQDMPPC, from the exons ATGATGGCTGGAGAAGTTGTTATGAAAACACACATTTTGAGTCTCATAGTTGTTACCACCTTCCTCCATTACTTAGCTTTTGCTAACCACTACCATTTCATC GTTAAAGAAGCTTCGTTCGAAAGGCTatgcaaatcaaaggaaattCTAACTGTGAACGGCAAGTTTCCAGGGCCGACCCTCTATGCTCACAAAGGATCTACTCTTATTGTTGATGTCTATAACAAAGGAAAGTACAATCTCACTATTCACTG GCATGGAGTGAAACAGCCACGGAATCCCTGGTCAGATGGTCCTGAATATATCACCCAGTGTCCAATTCAACCAGGCTCTAAATTCAGACAAACAATAGTACTTTCTGACGAAGAAGGTACTATTTGGTGGCACGCGCACAGCGCTTGGGCGCGTGCCACAGTTCATGGCGCCATTGTTGTTTACCCGAAGCCCGGAACTAGTTATCCTTTTCCCAAGCCTCAGGCTGAGATACCAATTATTTTAG CTGAGTGGTGGAAGGACAGTGTTGTGGAGGTTTTAAAGGAATTTACTGCCTCAGGAGGTCAGCCTAGAAATTCTGATGCATTTATGATTAATGGTCAGCCTGGTGATTTTTACCCATGTTCAAAACATG GAACTTTCAAGCTAGAAGTTAAGTCTGGGAAGACTTATCTGCTAAGAATTCTTAATGCTGCAATGAATGAAATTCTCTTATTCGCGATTGCAAAGCACAAATTAACAGTGGTTGGAACAGATGGAAGCTACACAAAGCCATTGACAAGGGATTATATCGCGATAAGTCCTGGACAAACACTTGACTGCTTGTTGAAAGCTAATCAAGAACCTAATTTTTACTACATGGCTGCTAGAGCATATACTAATGGGAATAATGTCCAATTTGATAACACAACAACCACAGCCATTGTTAAATATGAAGGAAATTACTTAATTTCTTCACCTCTTTCACTACCTTATTTACCTTCTTACGCTAACACACCTGCAGCTGTTAATTTCAGTGGCAGCCTAAGAAGTTTAGCTTCTAAACACCATCCGATATCCGTCCCACTTAAAGTGAAAACAAGGTTGGTTTCAACTGTTTCAATTAACTTATTGCCTTGTCCTATAAATGGTACAAATGTTACAACATGCCAAGGACCAAATGGGACACGATTATCGGCTAGTATGAACAACATTAGTTTTGTGACACCAACATATAACATACTAGAAGCCTATTATTATCACATTAAAGGTGTGTTTTGGACCAAATTTCCTAGCTTTCCACCATATGTATTTAATTACACTTCTGATGTCCTGCCTTTAGAGCTCGAGTTACCTGAATTTGGGACACAAGTGAAAGTGCTGGAATATAATACAACAGTTGAGTTGGTACTGCAGGGGACTAATTTGGTCACTGGCTTAGACCATCCAATGCATCTTCATGGGTACAATTTTTATGTTGTTGGTTGGGGATTTGGAAATTTTGACGAAAAACAGGATCCTCAGAACTATAATCTTGTTGATCCTCCTCGAAGAAACACCGTTGCTATCCCTAGAAATGGTTGGATTGCCATTAGATTCAGGGCAGATAACCCGG GAGTTTGGATTATGCATTGTCATATTGAGCGTCATCTTACATGGGGGATGCAGACAGTGTTTATAGTGAAAAATGGACACAGGCCAAAAGAACGCATTTTCTCGCCTCCTCAGGACATGCCACCTTGCTGA